Genomic window (Nymphaea colorata isolate Beijing-Zhang1983 chromosome 1, ASM883128v2, whole genome shotgun sequence):
GAAGCAACTGCTGTGCATTAAACCAATGCACCATTCTTTTTCAAAGTCTTCAATGCCAATGAATACTTGGCGTCTCACTGTGTCTCCCACtcgcttcttcctcttcttcttcttcttcttctccggCTGCTGTCTTCTGTCAACCCTTTCTGGGGCTTGACACCATTGTTGGGGCTAGGTATCACCATGGCCACAAAGCTTCCTGGAACACCAATAAGGCCCTGCCATGTGTCGGCCAATAGGATGACGATGCAGAGGATGAGATGTAGCAGAGGAATCTCAGCCACCCATTTCAAGAGATGGGGCTATGCGGGAAGAGAGCGGATAGTTGCAGGAAGCAGAAGGGGACTTGCCATTAGAGCCGAGGATGGAAGCTCTAGCGCTGCTGTGGCGGATGAGGGGCAAGGAGCAGGAGTCGTCCCGGAGTACAGGAGTCCTGCTGAAATCAAGGAGGCTCTGTATCACTCACTACAAGGTACGCCCTCCCTTTTATCCGTCtcattgaaagagagagagagagagagaggaaagacaaaTTTGAGAATTTGGTATTCATCTAATTGAATTAAAACAGGATTCTAGAGGAAATTTTGCATACATTTCTGGACTGATAGTTGTagttgtgagagagagagagagagagggagagagattcaAATGTCAGAATTTGGTATTTATCTGGTTGAATTAAAACAAAGTTCCATAGGAAAGACTGGGATCCTTCTGCTCCATTTCTCGATTCAAAGTTGTGAGtgggagaaagagaaggggagagacTGAAATTGAGAATTTGGTGTTTATCTGGTTGAGTTAAAACAGGAATCCAGGGAAGACTGCATCTAGCTGCAAAGTTGCAGTTGAAGAGTGTGAGAGATTTGAAAGTTTGGTTTTTTATCTGATTGAGTGAAATCAATATTCTagaggaaaggaagaaaaaaatgcgACTCTTTTACAACACTTCCAATTGTGATTCAATTAAGGCCTTCGATGAACACAGAGAGAGacacaaagagagagggggaggattCAAAAGGAAACTGAGAATCTGGTCTTCATCTGATTGTCAGAAATAGGAACCTAGTTGACAGAGAAAAGAATGCAACTTTCCTGTACGTGGAGTTATAGTTGATTCACTGAAACATTCAAGAAGGGAAAAGCACAGATCTTTTCCAGAAAGACCAAGTTGGTGTGAAGTGGATAGAACTCCCTTTTggctcttcatcttcttctgtCTGGTTGCAAAGAAATTTCTCagttgtcaaaatcatcaagaTCTGGTCGCCATATTTCAAAGACTCAAATCTCAAAACTTAGAGATGTCTGATTTTCTCAAGATTTTACATCTTTGTAGTGATACTAAAGCGGTAAAACTCTAATGTGAATCaatatatttacatttttcCTGTAATCTTTCgtaccaaaaacaaaaatattgcaaCGACATTCACGCTACGAATGGCAGAgcgagaaaagaaaataagtctGATAGCGACAAAAGCAGTTAGAATTCCAAAAAGAcgatatgtttatatatgtgttttttacAATATATAAGCCAAGGTTAAGGGAATCCCTTGACCTCTTTCCGGTCCACCTCCTAATTAACCTCCCAATTATGTGGACACTTGCCGTATCGGCTTGACCACTGAAACGGCATACTGGCCGATACCCATTGTCAGTATCGGTTTGATgctgattttaattttcaattttttaaattaaaaacagtttaaaatattataattattaaaaataaaatttaatgtAAGCCCATACACCGGCTCGGATTGATTGGTCAGGACCCACATATGGCGCTACCAACAATTCCATTTGTCCTGAAAGCTTATGTATGTGGACcagaaaaattttggaaaagtatTTAAAAATTCCCATAAATCAATTTTCATTAAATTTATATCTACAACTATTGTTTCCCCCGCCAACAATGGTAaacaattttcatgtttttattttcttcttttacaattttcatgtttttattttcttcttttttatcgATTAAATAAGTCCATCCAAAAAGTGGTCGCATGTGAAGGAAAGGATAATAGTATTAACAGTAACAAGGAGCAGttctcacgtttttttttttttcatttttaaaattaaaaaatggagcAAAGgtgaaatgatgaaaatgtgaCCGAGAGGACAAAGCGTTCTGCTCCTGTCTGCACCTTTTTCTATTCCAAtacattttattcatttaacaaaaaagtagaaaacaTAGCGTAGTACCATTAGATTATGACTGGAGAGTTATGATTTATGTACTTTATGAGGGAAGTTAAATACCGAAATACCAACTTAATATACAGTAATATGTAccaaaatatacataaaaacgGTCCATGAGCTATGTGGACTAcgtaaacataaaaaatgtttgaaCTTGAGTTAGTTGATGATTCACAAGGTGCCACGTTTAAattaatttgatgaaaaaagtgtatcacaaatatattttaatttcgaAAAGTAATTTTACccatactttatatatatatatatatatatatatatatatatatatatatagagagagagagagagagagagagagagagaggaataatGTTGTCATCTATTGATGTACCATATGTCTTGAATGATATTCAATAATGAAAGGAATCAATAGAGGAATATTTGGGGTAGCCTCAGCAAGAAAAGCAGAGATTGAAGGGTTGGTGAAGTCGCTGGAGTCCTGCAATCCCAATCCTGAACCAACTGGAGATCTGGAGAAGGTAAAGACTTGTggacttcttcttttttttctatgtgGAAACCATTAATTTATTCTCCTTCATTCAGCTGCTTCTTTAGTATGCAAAACAAGTGGTTAATGGGAAATAAAATAAACTCTGAGTCTGTTTTTATTGCACCActaaaattttgttgcatttctgtaaaattttcatattgggcattacttttttcattaTCTGATGAGAAGCTTTGCACAGCATTTGttctatttttatctttttgataAAGAACTGAATAACTAAGATCCTCATCTTCTTGTAGGTTAGTGGGTGTTGGAAACTCATATACAGTACCATTTCAATCTTGGGCACAAAGAGAACTAAGCTAGGATTGAGAGATTTTGTCAGTCTTGAAGATTTCTTTCAGACCATTCACATCGATGAGGTATGGTAAATCTAAGATCGAATTCTTCTCTGCTTAGCCTGATTATACTGTAAGCAATTGGAACAGTTTCCCCTTGCTAATCATGTTTAGAAAATCTCAGACTATTGTGATAATGTAAAACTCCATAGACACTTGGAAAAAGGATTGCCGGCAGTAGcgaagccagaaaattttagtCCAAAGGCACTGATGCGTAGGATCCCAATTTTGCTCTTTGAAAACTCTTAAACCTTTCTAATACCTAGTAAAATGGCTTAATTTGTGTGGGTTTATGTGGGCACCTACCCACTTGAGCCCACATCTGCTTCTGCCACTGCTTGACGGAAGTGCATCGACGGGGCCCAAGGAGACCATAATAGTGAGTGCTGTTCCTGTGTAAAAATGAGGTCTACTGTAAGAGAAGCAATGCTGCCATCAACTTTCTGAAACAGAATGCAGTCGGGACCAAACAGTTGACTCATGCTCATGTTGGTGGATGATTATGACAAAGTAGGCTACATCTGGGTCCAGAGTCAGATGCATGGAAGCAGCCAAAGG
Coding sequences:
- the LOC116254345 gene encoding fibrillin protein 5 homolog, which translates into the protein MATKLPGTPIRPCHVSANRMTMQRMRCSRGISATHFKRWGYAGRERIVAGSRRGLAIRAEDGSSSAAVADEGQGAGVVPEYRSPAEIKEALYHSLQGINRGIFGVASARKAEIEGLVKSLESCNPNPEPTGDLEKVSGCWKLIYSTISILGTKRTKLGLRDFVSLEDFFQTIHIDEGKALNTVNFQVKGLKLLKGQLTVVANFKVTSPTRVEIEYQDSTIAPDQLLNLFKKNYDLLLAIFNPEGWLDITYVDEDMRIGRDDKGNLFVLERA